In one window of Thunnus thynnus chromosome 23, fThuThy2.1, whole genome shotgun sequence DNA:
- the LOC137175953 gene encoding zinc-binding protein A33-like, with translation MKGRRLSWERQTDVQQMIEERRLKIQQIKQSVKFSKEDADRETAPNVQVFTDLIQFVEISLAELIMMIKEKHKTTEKQAEGFIKELEEEIFELMKRCAEVEQLLRTEDHLQFLQSFSSLNPAPPTKDWTDVRVQSSYEETVRRAVAQLKDTLSKELEKLHVHFELRRVQQFAVDVTLDPDTAHPYLILSDDGKQVSHGDVKQILPDNPERFSSALGVLGKQRMSSGRFYFEVQVKEKTDWILGVSRESINRKGYFILSPENGHWTVGFMKGNEYKALAGPSVCLPLRSKPEKVGVFVDYEEGLVSFYDVDAAALMYSFTDCTFTEKLCPYFNPSHNADGENSPPLIICPVSNTG, from the coding sequence ATGAAGGGAAGAAGGCTGAGCTGGGAAAGACAGACTGATGTTCAGCAGATGATTGAAGAGAGACGACTGAAGATTCAGCAGATCAAACAGTCAGTAAAGTTCAGCAaggaagatgcagacagagagacagcaccCAATGTGCAGGTCTTCACTGATCTGATCCAGTTTGTGGAGATAAGTCTGGCTGAGCTTATTATGATGATTAAAGAGAagcacaaaacaacagagaaacaggctgaaggcttcatcaaagagctggaagAGGAAATCTTTGAGCTGATGAAGAGATGTGCTGAAGTGGAGCAGCTCTTACGTACTGAAGACCACCTCCAGTTCCTCCAAAGCTTTTCATCCCTGAACCCTGCTCCAcccaccaaagactggacagacGTCAGAGTTCAGTCATCATATGAGGAGACTGTGAGGAGAGCTGTGGCTCAGCTGAAGGACACACTCAGTAAGGAGCTGGAGAAGCTGCATGTTCATTTTGAGCTGAGGAGGGTCCAGCAGTTTGCAGTGGATGTTACACTGGATCCTGATACAGCACATCCTtatctcatcctgtctgatgatgggAAACAAGTCAGTCATGGTGATGTAAAACAGATTCTTCCAGACAACCCAGAGAGATTTTCCTCAGCTTTAGGTGTGTTAGGAAAGCAGCGTATGTCTTCAGGaagattttactttgaggttcaggttaaagAGAAGACTGACTGGATTTTAGGAGTGTCCAGAGAGTCAATAAACAGGAAGGGCTACTTTATATTGTCCCCTGAAAATGGCCATTGGACTGTGGGCTTTATGAAGGGAAATGAGTACAAAGCTCTTGCTGGTCCGTCAGTCTGTCTCCCTCTGAGGTCAAAGCCTgagaaggtgggggtgtttgtggattatgaggagggtctggtctccttCTATGATGTCGATGCTGCAGCTCTCATGTATTCCTTTACCGACTGCaccttcactgagaaactctgcCCATATTTCAATCCCTCTCATAATGCTGACGGTGAAAACTCCCCCCCTCTAATCATCTGTCCTGTCAGTAACACAGGTTAG
- the LOC137176275 gene encoding E3 ubiquitin-protein ligase TRIM39-like produces the protein MATACCLFSEDQFLCSICLDVFTAPVTIPCGHNFCKTCITKHWNITVQCQCPMCKELFDKRPKLRVNTFISEMAAQFRQSVQKKTRSSSEQQQAKTGDVLCDVCTETKLKALKSCLVCLTSYCEIHLEPHQKIPGLKRHKPIDPVKNLEDRNCVSVKGLHPNEDMAAASSLFSEDQFLCSICLDVFADPATIPCGHNFCKTCITKHWDTNVQCQCPMCKELYDKRPKLRVNTFISEMAAQFRQSVQKKTSSSSEQQEEKVEEVLCDVCTETKVKALKSCLVCLTSYCETHLELHQKITVMTRHKLIDPVKNLKDRMCKKHDRPLELFCKTDQICVCQSCAESDHKLHHIIPMIEEYEGKKAELGKTETDVQQMIEERRLKIQQIEQSVKFSKEDADRETAASVQVFTDLIQSVERSLAQLIDMIEEKQKTTEKQAEGFIKELEEEISELMKRCTDVEQLSRTEDHLQFLQSFSSLNSAPPTKDWTDVRVHSSYEETVRGAVAQLEETLSQGIENLCAAVELKRVQQYAVDVTLDPDTAHPNLILSDDGKQVSHGDVKQNLPDNPERFFPCCAVLGKQSFSSGRFYYEVQVKEKTDWTLGVVRGSINRKGKIELFPTNGCWTICLRNGCNYKAFDDTRVPLSLRSTPEKVGVFVDYEEGLVSFYDADAADRIYSFTGCNLTEKLYMIFGPRANNGGKNSAPLIISPVNHTD, from the exons ATGGCAACAGCCTGCTGTCTATTCTCTGAGGATCAGTTTCTGTgttccatctgtctggatgtgtttACTGCTCCTGTCACCATCccatgtggacacaacttctgcaagACCTGTATCACAAAACACTGGAATATTACTGTCCAGTGTCAATGTCCCATGTGTAAAGAGCTTTTTGACAAAAGGCCTAAACTGAGGGTCAACACTTTCATATCTGAGATGGCTGCTCAGTTCAGACAGTCAGTTCAAAAGAAAACCAGAagcagctcagagcaacaaCAAGCAAAGACAGGAGACGTTCTCTGTGACGTCTGTACtgaaaccaaactgaaggccTTGAAGTCCTGCCTGGTGTGTCTGACTTCATACTGTGAGATTCACCTGGAGCCTCATCAGAAAATCCCAGGCCTGAAAAGACACAAGCCGATCGATCCTGTGAAGAACCTGGAAGACAGAAACTGTGTCTCAGTTAAGGGGCTCCATCCTAACGAAG ACATGGCAGCAGCCAGCAGTCTCTTTTctgaagatcagtttctgtgttccatctgtctggatgtgttcgCTGATCCTGCCACTATCccatgtggacacaacttctgcaagACCTGCATCACAAAACACTGGGATACTAATGTCCAGTGTCAATGTCCCATGTGTAAAGAGCTTTATGACAAAAGGCCTAAACTGAGGGTCAACACTTTCATATCTGAGATGGCTGCTCAGTTCAGACAGTCAGTTCAAAAgaaaaccagcagcagctcagaacaacaagaagaaaaggtAGAAGAAGTTCTCTGTGACGTCTGTACTGAAACCAAAGTGAAGGCCTTGAAGTCCTGCCTGGTGTGTCTGACTTCAtactgtgagactcacctggagcTTCACCAGAAAATCACAGTTATGACAAGACATAAGCTGATTGATCCTGTGAAGAACCTAAAAGACAGAATGTGTAAGAAGCATGATCGacctctggagctgttctgCAAGACTGAccagatatgtgtgtgtcagtcctGTGCTGAGTCAGATCACAAGCTTCATCACATCATTCCTATGATAGAGGAATATGAAGGGAAGAAGGCTGAGCTGGGAAAGACAGAGACTGATGTTCAGCAGATGATTGAAGAGAGACGACTGAAGATTCAGCAGATCGAACAGTCAGTAAAGTTCAGCAaggaagatgcagacagagagacagcagccaGTGTGCAGGTCTTCACTGATCTGATCCAGTCTGTTGAGAGAAGTCTGGCTCAGCTCATTGACATGATCGAGGAGaagcagaaaacaacagagaaacaggctgaaggtttcatcaaagagctggaagaggaaatctctgagctgatgaagagATGTACTGACGTGGAGCAGCTCTCACGCACTGAAGACCACCTCCAGTTCCTCCAAAGCTTCTCATCCCTGAACTCTGCTCCAcccaccaaagactggacagacGTCAGAGTTCACTCATCATATGAGGAGACTGTGAGGGGAGCTGTGGCTCAGCTTGAGGAGACACTCAGTCAAGGGATTGAAAACCTGTGTGCCGCTGTtgagctgaagagggtccagcagtatgcagtggatgtTACACTGGATCCTGATACAGCACATCCTaatctcatcctgtctgatgatgggAAACAAGTCAGTCATGGTGATGTAAAACAGAATCTTCCAGACAACCCAGAAAGATTTTTTCCTTGTTGTGCTGTCTTAGGAAAGCAAAGTTTTTCTTCAGGCAGATTCTACTATGAGGTTCAGGTTAAAGAGAAGACTGATTGGACTTTAGGAGTGGTTAGAGGGTCAATTAACAGGAAGGGGAAAATCGAACTGTTCCCCACAAATGGCTGTTGGACTATATGTCTGAGAAATGGATGTAACTATAAAGCTTTTGATGACACCCGTGTTCCTCTGTCTCTGAGGTCGACTCCTgagaaggtgggggtgtttgtggattatgaggagggtctggtctcTTTTTACGATGCTGATGCTGCAGATCGTATCTACTCCTTTACTGGCTGTAACTTAACAGAAAAACTCTACATGATCTTTGGTCCTCGTGCTAATAATGGTGGTAAAAACTCCGCCCCTCTCATCATCTCTCCTGTCAATCACACTGATTAG
- the LOC137175853 gene encoding E3 ubiquitin-protein ligase TRIM39-like has protein sequence MAAASSLFSEDQFLCSICLDVFTAPVTIPCGHNFCKNCITKHWDTNIQCQCPMCKELFDKRPKLRVNTFISEMAAQFRQSVQKKTSSSSEQQQAKTGDVLCDVCTETKLKALKSCLVCLTSYCETHLEPHQRIPGLKRHKLINPVNNLEDRMCKKHDRPLELFCKTDQMCVCHFCTDTNHKRHRIVSVEEEYKNKKAELEKKVTDVQQMIQERQLKIQQIKQSVKFSKEDADRETAASVQVFTALIQSVERSLTELIEMIEEKQKTTEKQAEGFIKELEDEISQLMKRSAEVEQLSHTEDHLQFLQSFPSLNPAPPTKDWTEVRVHSSYEGAVKRAVAQLEETIDIEVRKLCAAVELKRVQQFAVDVTLDPETAHAALILSDDGKQVSHSDVKQILTPSPKRFSCYSVLGKQSFSSGRFYFEVQVKGKTGWVLGVARESVNKREPTCSAEICCWSVFLNHGTRYEASGSSVHLPLKSKPQKVGVFVDYEEGLVSFYDVDAAALIYSFNGCNFKEKLYPYFNPHGNKGGKNSTPLIICSIHHAD, from the coding sequence ATGGCAGCAGCCAGCAGTCTCTTCTctgaagatcagtttctgtgttccatctgtctggatgtgtttACTGCTCCTGTCACCATCccatgtggacacaacttctgcaagAACTGCATCACAAAACACTGGGATACTAATATCCAGTGTCAATGTCCCATGTGTAAAGAGCTTTTTGACAAAAGGCCTAAACTGAGGGTCAACACTTTCATATCTGAGATGGCTGCTCAGTTCAGACAGTCAGTTCAAAAgaaaaccagcagcagctcagagcaacaaCAAGCAAAGACAGGAGACGTTCTCTGTGACGTCTGTACtgaaaccaaactgaaggccTTGAAGTCCTGCTTGGTGTGTCTGACTTCAtactgtgagactcacctggagcctcatcAGAGAATCCCAGGCCTGAAAAGACACAAGCTGATCAATCCTGTGAATAACCTGGAAGACAGAATGTGTAAGAAGCATGATCGACCTCTAGAGCTGTTCTGCAAGACTgaccagatgtgtgtgtgtcatttttgcACTGATACAAATCACAAAAGGCATCGTATTGTTTCTGTGGAGgaagaatataaaaataagaagGCTGAGCTGGAAAAGAAAGTGACTGATGTTCAGCAGATGATCCAGGAGAGACAACTGAAGATTCAGCAGATCAAACAGTCAGTAAAGTTCAGCAaggaagatgcagacagagagacagcagccaGTGTGCAGGTCTTCACTGCTCTGATCCAGTCTGTTGAGAGAAGTCTGACTGAGCTTATTGAGATGATTgaagagaagcagaaaacaacagagaaacaggctgaaggtttcatcaaagagctggaagATGAAATCTCTCAGCTGATGAAGAGAAGTGCTGAAGTggagcagctctcacacactgaAGACCACCTCCAGTTCCTCCAAAGCTTCCCATCCCTGAACCCTGCTCCAcccaccaaagactggacagaggtcagagTTCACTCATCATATGAGGGGGCTGTTAAGAGAGCTGTggctcagctggaggagacaaTTGATATAGAAGTGAGGAAGCTGTGTGCCGCTGTtgagctgaagagggtccagcagtttgcagtggatgtgactcttgatcctgaAACAGCACATGCAGctctcatcctgtctgatgatgggAAACAAGTCAGTCATAGTGATGTAAAACAGATTCTTACACCCAGTCCAAAAAGATTTTCCTGTTATTCTGTTTTAGGAAAGCAAAGTTTCTCTTCAGGAAGATTTTACTTTGAAGTTCAAGTTAAAGGGAAGACTGGCTGGGTTTTAGGAGTGGCCAGAGAGTCTGTCAACAAAAGGGAGCCCACATGTAGCGCAGAGATTTGCTGCTGGTCTGTATTCTTGAACCATGGAACACGGTACGAAGCTTCTGGATCATCAGTCCATCTCCCTCTGAAGTCGAAAcctcagaaggtgggggtgtttgtggattatgaggagggtctggtctccttttatgacGTAGATGCCGCAGCTCTTATCTACTCCTTTAATGGCTGCAACTTCAAGGAGAAACTTTACCCATATTTCAATCCCCATGGAAATAAAGGTGGTAAAAACTCCACTCCCCTAATCATTTGTTCCATCCATCATGCTGATTAG